The following coding sequences lie in one Cryptococcus neoformans var. neoformans B-3501A chromosome 2, whole genome shotgun sequence genomic window:
- a CDS encoding hypothetical protein (HMMPfam hit to Fungal_trans, Fungal specific transcription factor domain, score: 48.1, E(): 2.5e-11; HMMPfam hit to Zn_clus, Fungal Zn(2)-Cys(6) binuclear cluster domain, score: 43.0, E(): 8.5e-10), translating to MSDVDGKRRKIQRACDVCRRKKIKCEGPMNSLSDAKCAHCEEYGMDCTYVEAAKRRGPPKGYVETLEQRAGRLERMLQQIYPGVDLNEYVGPKPDREDFDISAYHGTLRSLNIPPYPALKPLHSEHLVTPHTSRSTSVGTSPAAPAPSPSMQALGPSPWRMYERDPAKPAENESDVEEEAAAQLSIATSMSQLDIRDSHWRWHGRASGAFLMRQFEDLKSATGNTSSIIQDINNHKRQQFWHVPEWELVIANEGLRPLDYSIWPEKGLDQRLIDAYFDNVNLHLPLLNRKFFQRQYDSGMWRNNPGFSRVCLLVFANGSRFVDDPRVYWPANLSMTEEGSERLATDKDGTLRYSAGWKYLRSLLRMGRSIMQGPNLYEFQTQVLICQFLQGSAVPHLMWILSGFGLRSAQELGIHVRATLLHADPTERALYNRAFWCLYHIDRYNCAAIGRSVAIQDSDFNADYPIEVDDEYWDTGDTERDFKQPEGKISLITSFVQTLKLDHIMGAILQNVYAINKLPEQRADIAAQRAIVVELDSALNSWADNVPHELRWDPSCSDYQLFRQSAVLYIYYYYCQILIHRPFIPGPRNQHAADLPSLAVCVNAARSICNITYAALKRGRQEGCLPGRALNVSFMLPTWIAAIILVINIYSGRQTAAEREKALIDIGRCVSASKELELIWRQSGKYTDFLLQLAREGGMPNADKVPMVEKRLRENNPQLSERSRRPESVQGSTAGTPDHNSPSTSYPYSHGRSNGQNSRSSGEHSRQPSAAPVTGFDLRNFTCPETYGDTSATPQFPYSRDDLPFTHMPSPSSSQTGFQNMFQPSSQSSQYPSNTRNVPPHFTPSSQAHTQYNLQTPNNEHPLPSQNDGELASSNIYDSLIDMTSFESQLLDMSTTAFGGPENTSNGDWWSRLFNDYMGPDLHTNMPPACGRSSNSGV from the exons ATGTCCGATGTCGACGGAAAAAGGCGTAAGATACAG CGGGCCTGTGATGTATGCAGGCGAAAAAAAATTAAGTGCGAAGGGCCCATGAATAGCCTGAGTGATGCCA AATGTGCTCACTGTGAAGAATACGGCATGGATTGCACGTACGTCGAGGCGGCAAAGAGAAGGGGGCCTCCAAAAGG TTACGTTGAGACACTGGAGCAAAGAGCTGGACGATTAGAGAGGATGCTGCAACAG ATTTATCCTGGTGTCGATTTAAACGAATATGTGGGGCCAAAGCCGGACAGGGAAGACTTTGATATCAGTGCGTATCATGGCACTCTTCGTTCCCTCAATATCCCACCATATCCAGCCTTAAAGCCTCTACATTCCGAACATCTTGTCACTCCACATACATCTCGTTCTACTTCGGTTGGCACATCTCCGGCGGCCCCAGCACCTTCACCCTCAATGCAAGCGCTGGGTCCCTCTCCATGGCGAATGTATGAAAGAGATCCTGCGAAACCTGCTGAAAATGAGTCCgacgtggaagaagaggcggcTGCGCAGCTGTCTATAGCTACATCAATGAGTCAGTTAGACATTCGCGACAGCCATTGGCGTTGGCATGGTCGGGCGTCAGGGGCTTTCCTTATGCGACAGTTTGAAGATCTCAAGTCAGCGACAGGTAATACCTCAAGTATCATACAAGACATCAATAACCACAAACGACAACAATTCTGGCATGTCCCAGAATGGGAACTTGTCATTGCGAACGAAGGCTTACGCCCTCTTGACTACTCTATCTGGCCAGAAAAAGGCCTAGATCAACGACTTATCGACGCATATTTTGATAACGTCAATCTTCACCTGCCCTTACTTAACCGTAAATTCTTTCAACGACAATACGATTCTGGTATGTGGCGGAACAATCCCGGTTTCTCGAGAGTCTGTTTGCTGGTTTTCGCCAATGGATCGCGGTTCGTGGATGATCCACGGGTCTACTGGCCTGCAAATTTGTCGATGACAGAGGAAGGGAGTGAACGCCTTGCAACGGACAAAGACGGTACGCTCCGTTACTCGGCTGGCTGGAAATACCTCcgcagccttcttcgcatgggaagaagtatCATGCAGGGACCAAATCTGTATGAATTTCAAACCCAGGTCCTCATTTGTCAATTCTTGCAGGGGAGTGCTGTCCCACATCTTATGTGGATTTTGTCAGGCTTCGGTCTCCGCTCGGCCCAAGAACTAGGCATTCATGTTCGGGCCACTTTACTCCATGCCGATCCTACCGAGCGAGCTCTTTACAATCGCGCGTTTTGGTGCTTGTACCACATTGACCGGTATAACTGCGCTGCGATTGGCCGATCAGTCGCTATACAGGATTCTGACTTCAATGCGGATTATCCAATTGAGGTCGATGATGAGTACTGGGACACTGGAGATACTGAGCGCGACTTCAAGCAGCCAGAAGGGAAAATCTCATTAATAACGTCCTTTGTCCAAACACTCAAACTCGATCACATCATGGGCGCAATATTGCAGAACGTGTACGCAATCAACAAGCTTCCAGAGCAGCGAGCGGACATTGCTGCTCAGCGTGCCATCGTTGTTGAGTTAGACTCTGCCCTCAATTCTTGGGCTGACAACGTTCCACACGAGCTTCGCTGGGACCCTAGTTGCTCCGACTATCAATTGTTCCGCCAGTCAGCTGTGCTATATATCTATTATTACTACTGCCAAATCCTAATCCACCGTCCCTTCATTCCTGGCCCGCGAAATCAACATGCCGCCGATCTACCGTCCCTTGCAGTTTGTGTCAATGCCGCTCGGTCAATCTGCAACATCACCTATGCGGCACTCAAAAGAGGTAGACAGGAGGGGTGCTTACCCGGACGAGCCCTAAACGTCTCGTTCATGCTGCCAACATGGATCGCTGCCATTATCCTTGTGATCAACATCTACTCTGGGAGACAAACAGCGGCCGAACGAGAAAAGGCTTTGATCGACATTGGGCGATGTGTATCGGCAAGTAAGGAGCTGGAATTGATATGGAGGCAAAGCGGTAAATACACCGACTTTTTGTTGCAATTGGCAAGAGAGGGCGGAATGCCCAACGCCGACAAGGTGCCTATGGTCGAGAAAAGATTGCGTGAAAACAATCCGCAACTGTCAGAGCGCTCACGGCGTCCAGAGTCAGTGCAAGGGTCTACCGCCGGAACACCTGATCATAACTCACCTTCAACCAGTTACCCATACAGTCATGGTCGATCAAATGGGCAGAATTCCAGGTCGTCCGGCGAGCATTCCCGCCAGCCATCTGCGGCACCTGTAACAGGGTTTGATCTGCGCAATTTCACTTGTCCAGAAACATATGGTGATACTTCAGCCACACCTCAATTTCCCTATTCTCGTGATGATCTCCCGTTTACGCATATGCCCTCTCCCTCGTCATCCCAAACTGGCTTTCAAAACATGTTTCAACCATCCTCGCAATCTTCACAATATCCTTCCAATACTAGGAATGTGCCTCCACACTTTacaccttcctcccaagCGCATACGCAGTACAATCTCCAAACTCCTAATAATGAACATCCTTTACCGTCGCAGAATGATGGCGAGCTAGCGTCTTCCAATATCTATGATTCGTTGATTGACATGACAAGCTTTGAGTCACAACTGCTTGACATGAGTACCACAGCTTTCGGGGGACCCGAAAACACGTCAAATGGCGATTGGTGGTCTCGATTATTTAACGACTACAT GGGTCCTGATCTTCACACCAACATGCCTCCCGCATGTGGTCGTTCGTCGAATTCCGGAGTTTGA
- a CDS encoding hypothetical protein (HMMPfam hit to PQ-loop, PQ loop repeat, score: 101.2, E(): 2.6e-27) — translation MALHLLFDLSQSTKVFVASILGYASIAFWLCAQLPQVLKNLSLQSCEGLALPFLVNWLFGDITNLIGCLLTDQLPFQTFLAAYFCIIDVTLLGQYFYYRKNQIVPAPTPAYGYASLSDSPRRVFSNLPATAPLGRTRSTSANLVTSPLSPAPVSRSRPRKGVYQSTSSYFSPPDISVTTPSVDGSYAAIYEAALDVARAAERASARSLSRKRKLSRRSTFNSLLAEAGREGDNDDGMLDSFHSDMSARSASTTRGSPKKMGLNVAGDYRGRSLHRVGLDHLQGGTVGYASNSGNAALSSNSASGEFHSEAEDRFDDLPTYAQGGQGLINQQGGNGRVSHRERSEESHKGRSLSLVRGSGGKGSRRAAGMTFMSLGLLVGWGGFGHTVTGGMNKQVGRSTGIVLDQATRWPTIRHPHILHSSPTTSLDLPVFLEFSAINPDLQPHEDYPRPPADSQSYQRIIGRISAWSCTTLYLTSRMPQIWKNFQRKSVEGLSILLFLFAFCGNVTYVFSILFNPSGGSDPVESSHYLLEALPYLFGSGGTLIFDLTIMIQSLIYGSAPPLPQPLTPLDRSSRRRSLPTKRRMRHMEDGWASSVLQSQSHERGERAALLSGSMSALPSHGHAHKKQGTKRERSTSPTVHKRARSVAG, via the exons ATggctcttcatctcctcttcgatCTTTCCCAGTCCACAAAGGTCTTTGTAGCAAGCATACTCGGATACGCCAGTATAGCATTCTGGCTGTGTGCACAATTGCC ACAAGTCTTGAAGAATCTATCTTTACAGTCTTGCGAAGGCTtagctcttccatttttAGTCAACTGGCTTTTCG GGGATATCACTAACCTTATCGGCTGTCTCCTTACCGACCAGCTTCCATTTCAG ACTTTCCTTGCGGCCTATTTTTGTATAATAGACGTAACGCTTTTGGGCCAGTACTTTTATTATCGCAAAAATCAGATAGTACCAGCCCCGACTCCAGCCTATGGCTATGCTTCTTTGTCGGACTCACCTCGACGGGTCTTTTCAAACCTTCCAGCCACCGCGCCTTTGGGCAGGACTCGTTCGACCTCCGCAAATCTGGTCACGTCCCCTTTAAGCCCTGCTCCGGTCAGTCGatcaaggccaagaaagGGCGTCTATCAGTCAACCTCTTCATATTTTTCACCTCCCGACATCTCGGTCACTACGCCGTCGGTTGATGGTTCGTATGCCGCCATCTATGAAGCTGCTTTGGACGTCGCCCGAGCAGCCGAGCGTGCAAGCGCTCGTTCTTTATCTCGCAAGCGGAAACTTAGCAGACGAAGTACCTTTAATTCTCTTCTTGCGGAGGCAGGGCGCGAAGGTgataatgatgatggtatGTTGGACAGTTTCCATTCTGATATGTCTGCAAGGTCTGCAAGCACAACGAGGGGAAGtcccaagaagatgggatTGAATGTAGCAGGAGATTATCGTGGACGTTCGCTCCACCGAGTTGGTTTAGATCATTTACAAGGAGGTACTGTTGGCTATGCCAGTAACAGCGGCAACGCCGCCCTCTCATCGAATTCTGCTTCGGGCGAGTTTCACTCAGAAGCTGAAGACAGATTTGACGATTTACCTACTTACGCCCAAGGCGGACAGGGATTGATCAACCAACAAGGGGGAAATGGAAGGGTCAGCCACAGGGAACGAAGTGAAGAGTCGCACAAGGGTCGAAGTTTGAGTCTTGTCAGAGGATCAGGGGGGAAAGGATCTAGGCGAGCAGCCGGGATGACGTTTATGAGTTTGGGTCTACTGGTGGGATGGGGAGGGTTCGGACATACAGTAACTGGTGGGATGAACAAGCAAGTGGGAAGGTCCACGGGCATTGTTCTGGATCAAGCCACACGTTGGCCGACCATTAGGCATCCACATATTCTACATTCTTCACCGACCACATCTTTGGACTTGCCCGTTTTCCTAGAGTTTTCGGCTATCAACCCCGACCTTCAACCTCATGAAGATTATCCGCGACCCCCCGCAGATTCGCAATCTTATCAACGTATCATTGGCCGAATATCCGCGTGGAGTTGCACCACTCTCTATTTGACCTCCCGAATGCCTCAAATTTGGAAAAAT TTTCAACGCAAATCAGTAGAAGGCCTATCAATCCTCTTATTCCTCTTTGCATTCTGCGGCAATGTTACTTAtgtcttctccatcctttttAACCCATCTGGCGGTTCTGACCCTGTCGAATCCTCTCATTACCTCCTCGAAGCACTCCCTTATCTTTTCGGCTCGGGAGGTACCCTCATATTCGATCTCACCATCATGATTCAGTCCCTCATATATGGTTCTGCGCCCCCTTTGCCGCAACCGCTGACACCCCTTGATCGTTCCTCCCGGAGAAGGTCACTACCGACcaaaaggaggatgagacaTATGGAAGATGGGTGGGCATCATCAGTGTTACAATCTCAATCTCACGAAAGAGGTGAACGAGCGGCCTTGCTGAGTGGATCTATGAGTGCACTACCGAGTCATGGTCATGCGCACAAGAAGCAAGGGacaaagagggaaagaagtaCGAGTCCCACAGTGCATAAACGAGCTAGAAGTGTGGCTGGATAG